A window from Azoarcus sp. DD4 encodes these proteins:
- the cydX gene encoding cytochrome bd-I oxidase subunit CydX, with protein sequence MWYFTWVLGIGFAVLLAILNAMWGENEEARHASLPTRRRSDGDAS encoded by the coding sequence ATGTGGTATTTCACCTGGGTACTCGGCATCGGCTTCGCCGTCCTGCTCGCCATCCTCAACGCGATGTGGGGCGAGAACGAGGAAGCGCGCCATGCGTCCCTTCCGACCCGGCGCAGGTCCGACGGCGATGCATCCTGA
- a CDS encoding cyd operon YbgE family protein: protein MHPDRATPGLRPLPLAAAVAIMVAVTLRPQLLASAAGGADHWAATALFWAMSAGFVTGVGFRPHARPWRLLFSGSACLLGIGLAMLRLWA from the coding sequence ATGCATCCTGACCGCGCCACACCGGGCTTGCGCCCGCTGCCGCTGGCCGCGGCCGTCGCCATCATGGTGGCGGTAACGCTGCGGCCGCAGTTGCTCGCCAGCGCGGCCGGCGGCGCCGACCACTGGGCGGCGACCGCACTGTTCTGGGCAATGAGCGCCGGCTTCGTCACCGGCGTCGGCTTCCGCCCGCACGCCCGGCCATGGCGGCTGCTGTTCTCCGGCAGCGCCTGCCTGCTGGGCATCGGCCTTGCAATGCTGCGGCTGTGGGCCTAG
- a CDS encoding MBL fold metallo-hydrolase, translated as MPTPDIQSFFDPETSTVTHVLACPQTRRAAVIDSVLDFDPKSGRSHRSSADRVVEHVRSKGLTVDWLLETHAHADHLSAAPYLQQQLGGKTAIGSHIREVQSVFKRVFNAEDLGTDGREFDHLFEDGDQFAVGELTVRVMHTPGHTPACVSYAVGDDVFVGDTLFMPDYGTARCDFPGGDAATLYRSIGRLLSLPPHTRLHLCHDYPPDDRAPVWVCTVAEQRAANVHVRDGTTEAGFVALRTARDRQLAMPVLMLPAVQVNVRAGHLPPPESNGVRYLKLPVDLL; from the coding sequence ATGCCGACGCCCGACATCCAGTCCTTCTTCGACCCGGAAACCAGCACCGTCACCCACGTGCTTGCCTGTCCGCAGACGCGCCGTGCGGCGGTGATCGACAGCGTGCTCGACTTCGACCCCAAGTCGGGGCGCAGCCACCGCAGCAGCGCCGACCGGGTGGTCGAACATGTGCGCAGCAAGGGCCTGACTGTCGATTGGCTGCTCGAAACCCATGCGCACGCCGACCATCTCAGCGCCGCGCCCTACCTGCAGCAGCAACTCGGTGGCAAGACCGCCATCGGCAGCCACATCCGCGAGGTGCAATCCGTCTTCAAGCGCGTTTTCAATGCCGAAGACCTCGGCACCGACGGCCGCGAATTCGACCATCTGTTCGAAGACGGCGACCAGTTCGCTGTCGGCGAACTGACCGTGCGGGTGATGCACACGCCGGGCCACACCCCGGCCTGCGTCAGCTATGCGGTCGGCGACGACGTCTTCGTCGGCGACACGCTCTTCATGCCCGACTACGGCACCGCGCGCTGCGACTTCCCCGGCGGCGACGCCGCCACGCTCTATCGTTCGATCGGACGCCTGCTCTCATTGCCGCCGCACACCCGGCTCCACCTCTGCCACGACTATCCGCCCGACGACCGCGCCCCGGTGTGGGTCTGCACCGTGGCCGAACAGCGCGCCGCCAACGTCCATGTGCGCGACGGCACGACCGAGGCCGGCTTCGTCGCGCTGCGTACCGCCCGCGACCGCCAGCTGGCGATGCCGGTGCTGATGCTGCCCGCGGTGCAGGTGAATGTACGGGCCGGACACCTGCCGCCGCCCGAAAGCAACGGCGTGCGCTACCTCAAGCTGCCGGTCGATCTGCTCTGA
- a CDS encoding glutamine amidotransferase, which yields MKNCLALRHVAFEDLGVFAPVLQQAGYRIDYRQAGIDALSSDEVRAADLFVILGGPIGVYETDAYPFVADEIALVRERLAAGRPMLGICLGAQLIAAAAGARVYPGPAKEIGWSPVTLSEAGRASALAPLGGKGVAVLHWHGDTFDLPPDATLLASTALTPNQAFQLGEAVLALQFHAEADPAGIERWLIGHACELAHAKVSPPALRDDTRRHGAACAAAAKALLEGWLARLPA from the coding sequence GTGAAGAACTGTCTTGCCCTGCGCCACGTCGCGTTCGAAGACCTCGGTGTGTTCGCGCCGGTGCTGCAGCAGGCCGGTTACCGGATCGACTACCGCCAGGCCGGTATCGATGCGCTGTCGTCCGACGAGGTGCGTGCCGCCGATCTCTTCGTCATTCTCGGCGGCCCGATCGGCGTATATGAAACCGATGCCTATCCTTTCGTCGCCGACGAGATCGCGCTGGTGCGCGAGCGTCTTGCCGCCGGCCGGCCGATGTTGGGCATCTGCCTCGGCGCACAGCTGATTGCCGCCGCGGCCGGCGCGCGCGTCTATCCAGGCCCGGCCAAGGAAATAGGCTGGAGTCCGGTGACGCTGAGCGAGGCGGGACGCGCCTCCGCCCTGGCGCCACTGGGCGGCAAGGGCGTGGCGGTGTTGCACTGGCATGGCGACACCTTCGACCTGCCGCCGGATGCGACCTTGCTGGCTTCCACCGCGCTGACGCCGAACCAGGCTTTTCAGCTGGGTGAAGCGGTGCTCGCCCTGCAGTTCCACGCGGAGGCCGACCCGGCCGGCATCGAGCGCTGGCTGATCGGCCATGCCTGCGAGCTTGCCCACGCCAAGGTGTCGCCGCCGGCATTGCGCGACGATACCCGCCGCCACGGTGCGGCCTGTGCCGCGGCGGCGAAGGCCTTGCTGGAAGGCTGGCTGGCGCGCTTGCCCGCTTGA